In Bacillus sp. FJAT-45037, the following are encoded in one genomic region:
- a CDS encoding uroporphyrinogen-III synthase translates to MSKPLTGKKIVLAASRKVEEMSTLIEKQGGEVLVRSMQGTIYVAEESSINELKSVIEQGVDWFVLTTGIGTNKLLELARGAGLEEELIQLLKETKIAARGYKTKNALKELGITPTISDDDGTTNGLIRALSEMDFKYKRVALQLHGVSSPNLTEFFHQKEATLSEILPYRHIAPKEEDVKLLYKEVMNHEIDAVCFTTILQVRALYEYAKQRNKNQQLTACFNEQVIAVAVGKVTLEGLTDQQVTRFVVPQRERMGAMVVELAKYVQADC, encoded by the coding sequence ATGTCAAAGCCGTTAACAGGAAAGAAAATTGTCTTAGCCGCTTCTAGGAAAGTGGAAGAGATGAGTACGTTAATTGAGAAACAAGGAGGAGAGGTTCTCGTACGTTCGATGCAAGGAACGATCTATGTAGCAGAAGAAAGCTCTATCAATGAATTAAAGTCAGTAATCGAGCAAGGTGTCGATTGGTTCGTCTTAACGACTGGAATTGGAACGAACAAGCTGCTTGAGCTTGCAAGGGGTGCAGGACTTGAGGAAGAACTGATCCAGCTTCTCAAAGAAACAAAGATTGCAGCCAGAGGATATAAAACAAAAAATGCCCTGAAAGAGCTTGGCATTACTCCAACGATTAGTGATGATGATGGTACAACGAACGGATTGATTCGTGCGTTGTCAGAAATGGACTTTAAATATAAGCGAGTAGCGTTGCAGTTACACGGCGTGTCCTCTCCTAACTTAACGGAATTTTTTCATCAAAAGGAAGCAACCCTATCTGAAATTCTTCCGTACCGACATATTGCACCGAAGGAAGAGGACGTGAAATTGCTTTATAAAGAAGTGATGAATCACGAAATTGACGCCGTTTGTTTCACAACGATTCTTCAAGTGCGTGCTTTATATGAGTACGCCAAGCAACGAAATAAAAACCAACAACTGACTGCTTGTTTTAACGAACAAGTCATTGCTGTTGCTGTTGGAAAAGTGACATTAGAAGGATTAACTGATCAACAAGTCACGCGATTTGTGGTCCCGCAGAGAGAACGAATGGGAGCGATGGTCGTAGAGCTTGCTAAATACGTTCAAGCGGATTGTTAG
- the pepF gene encoding oligoendopeptidase F, protein MTTYKNRKEVPDHEKWDVSDIYESLEDWKQDVAEVKKMAEQLKQFDGEITDGTSLYDFLTLQEKLSFHLSKVMVYARLQVDVDTRDKKAEVLLDEASQLGVTASTAVSFFRPFLLSLDQSTLSEYISEVEGLAYFEDDLMDLFRYKPHVLSKEKEEVLTQLGESLSSPSKTFGMINNADIKFGKVTTEDGEKVELTRGMYEKLLKSENRSKRKEAYRAYYKPYIELNNTIASTLSSAIKTNVTLSKMKQYPSALEKSLFADQVPKEVYDNLIETTKKHLAPYHRYQTIRKNMLGVVELRQYDLSIPLVQGVDKDIPYEEAYDLMLKALAPLGEEYVDSLASFKEKRYIDVRETPGKRSGAYNMGLYGVHPFVLLNHQDNLNSLFTLAHEMGHAMHSYLSSKHQPQITAGYTIFVAEVASTVNEVLLIHYLLNQSTDDKTRKYLVNDFIDKFKGTFFTQVMFANFEKETHEMAEAGKPLNAEVFNLVYEKLFREYNGEDLVFDDEVKYGWSRIPHFYRPFYVYKYATGFAAAIQLANGLLENKEGAKEAYLEFLQSGSSEYPLDLLKKAGVDLTTSEPIEKALNFFTELVDEFEKQA, encoded by the coding sequence ATGACAACTTATAAAAATCGTAAAGAAGTGCCTGATCATGAGAAGTGGGACGTGTCAGATATTTATGAGTCACTTGAAGATTGGAAACAAGATGTAGCAGAAGTTAAAAAGATGGCCGAACAGCTCAAACAATTTGATGGGGAGATCACTGATGGTACGAGTCTGTATGATTTTTTAACATTACAGGAAAAACTAAGCTTTCATCTATCAAAAGTGATGGTGTATGCCAGACTCCAGGTCGATGTCGATACGCGTGATAAAAAAGCCGAAGTACTTTTAGATGAAGCCTCACAATTAGGTGTTACAGCAAGCACAGCCGTTTCTTTCTTCCGCCCTTTTTTATTAAGCCTCGATCAATCGACGCTTTCTGAATACATATCTGAAGTAGAAGGTCTTGCCTACTTTGAAGATGATCTCATGGACCTTTTCCGCTACAAACCTCATGTGTTAAGCAAAGAAAAAGAAGAAGTATTGACGCAGCTAGGTGAATCCCTCTCCTCTCCTAGTAAAACGTTTGGCATGATCAACAATGCCGACATCAAATTCGGCAAGGTGACAACAGAGGATGGGGAAAAAGTAGAACTTACACGAGGTATGTATGAAAAGCTCCTAAAAAGCGAGAACCGAAGCAAGCGAAAAGAAGCGTATCGAGCTTATTACAAGCCATATATCGAGTTAAATAACACCATTGCCTCCACCCTGTCTTCTGCAATCAAAACGAACGTAACCCTTTCTAAAATGAAGCAGTACCCTTCTGCTCTTGAGAAATCTTTGTTTGCAGATCAAGTACCGAAAGAAGTATATGATAATCTAATTGAAACGACGAAAAAGCATCTTGCACCTTATCACCGTTATCAAACGATCCGTAAAAATATGCTAGGTGTTGTGGAGTTACGACAATATGATTTATCAATTCCACTCGTTCAAGGCGTTGATAAGGACATTCCGTACGAAGAAGCTTATGACCTAATGCTTAAAGCTCTCGCACCGCTTGGTGAGGAATACGTGGATTCCTTAGCAAGCTTCAAAGAAAAACGTTATATTGATGTAAGAGAAACTCCAGGAAAGCGTTCGGGTGCCTACAACATGGGACTTTATGGCGTGCATCCATTTGTTTTATTGAATCATCAAGATAACTTAAACAGTTTGTTTACGCTTGCTCATGAAATGGGTCATGCGATGCATAGTTACCTCTCAAGCAAGCATCAACCGCAAATCACTGCAGGGTATACCATTTTCGTGGCAGAAGTAGCTTCAACCGTCAACGAAGTATTATTAATTCACTACTTATTGAATCAATCGACTGATGATAAAACACGTAAATACTTAGTGAATGACTTCATTGATAAATTCAAAGGAACGTTCTTTACGCAAGTAATGTTTGCTAACTTTGAGAAAGAAACGCATGAAATGGCTGAAGCAGGTAAACCATTAAATGCAGAAGTATTTAACTTAGTGTATGAGAAGCTCTTCCGTGAATACAATGGCGAAGATCTGGTGTTTGACGACGAAGTGAAATATGGTTGGTCAAGAATTCCTCACTTCTACCGCCCCTTCTATGTGTATAAATACGCAACCGGATTTGCAGCAGCCATCCAGCTAGCCAATGGTCTGCTTGAGAATAAAGAAGGTGCAAAAGAAGCGTACTTAGAATTCTTGCAAAGTGGAAGTTCTGAATATCCACTTGATCTTCTGAAAAAAGCCGGTGTCGACCTTACGACATCAGAGCCCATCGAAAAAGCGCTCAATTTCTTCACTGAGTTAGTCGATGAATTTGAAAAACAAGCCTAA
- a CDS encoding CDGSH iron-sulfur domain-containing protein, which translates to MTEEKKVTLKVNDNGSLRITGDVELLDGEGNPFPHKPAFSLCLCGASKNKPFCDGSHKTNGYVNQVRVK; encoded by the coding sequence ATGACAGAAGAAAAGAAAGTAACGTTAAAAGTAAATGATAATGGTTCACTCCGCATTACAGGAGATGTCGAGTTGTTAGATGGTGAAGGGAATCCATTTCCACACAAACCTGCGTTCTCACTCTGTCTCTGTGGAGCTTCAAAAAACAAACCATTTTGCGACGGCTCCCACAAGACGAACGGATACGTCAATCAAGTAAGAGTAAAGTAA
- a CDS encoding multicopper oxidase domain-containing protein encodes MKRSYHVVAITIRIVLNKFGDYNRDGKIYILKENEKKVKELVKKNPFTPVDLVQPLCIRANVGDVVEILFENKIHYATGMHFQEADYDVLKSDGANVGFNSSTLVEPGEQILYTFKVNHEGVYMFSDLGNPDSSDKGTNINGLFGALFAEKRGSWWTDPITGEPLKSGVYADIHHPYLPSFREYAWIFHDEMPTKDVTGNKLLSPTTNQETESTHAVNYRYEPGENRVRLLEEGVVCPDCDGEEVHHDSWVFGDPSTPILRGYCGDPVKIRLLHAGVKETHVLHYHVHQWSKDPQNTDSEILDAQAISPQSWYTIHPHYGLGSFQGAIGDAIIHCHLYPHFSVGMWGINRIFDTLQDGSQCYPNGVPIKALQPLPDRPNPPKPTKERPGFPNFIPGKVGFKAPRPPLGIVGGRHLTELERRAAIPNARPGAVFVDPTADVDNPVVKEFNVSLIQLPIIYNRQGWNDPIGRIYVLDEDVDDVLKGRKEPEPLVLQMSANTSVRINFTNRLPEVVGGNTFQLVTRTYEAGVHVHFVKFDVLVSDGGNVGWNYDSSILSGETIRYEYYADVELKAWFFHDHLFANFHQQHGVFGTGVVHPRFTRFLDSKTGEEVMHGTQITAIHPFIPNYRDFVLMVQDFSLLFDKDGCPLQPPNFPGSQDDPGLFGVNYKNEPLQFRLGKECDPAYSFSSFVNGDPITPILLCYEGDPIRVRLLQGAQEESHSFNIHGLRWKSEHPDSETKFKSQQHIGISESFTLEMEVPRSGDYLWTFETEEDLWNGLWGLIRAFSEKVDFLIPLPDRAPPPKRTIPLPKRTGNPPLPAEVVDSPGPVDAKVKRFNITAFHIPIIYSKWGEQDPFGIIFALEEDVEDILSGKRKPEPLIIRANQGDVVEVHLTSKLERGRFPYPDGIWTYPPVKEQAYYPPSLRISLHPQLLDYDVKTSSGETVGFNPDQTVAPGETVMYKWYVDAEVGACGMWDMADIRNHRSLGTFGAFIAEPRGTEYINPTTGDAVRTGANVILRNPFLPNTREFVIVMFDGARLVDKDENLILDPIDGILGGVDPEEEDDLLDTYDNGSRGFNYRTERLINRLRNHPVLKDLFSSTVHGDPSTSLFEAYPGDPITIRLVNPSERRRAHTFHLHGHYWNTDDKDVVSEIKSTEGEIVTGHATNLELHYGAGSYYQLPGDYMYRSGNIRWDIEQGMWGIIRVHKKQQKNLLPLENNDKKGKRE; translated from the coding sequence ATGAAGCGATCTTATCATGTCGTTGCTATCACGATTCGGATCGTTCTCAACAAATTCGGCGATTACAACCGAGACGGAAAAATATATATCTTAAAGGAAAATGAAAAGAAAGTAAAAGAACTAGTCAAAAAAAACCCTTTTACACCGGTGGATTTAGTGCAACCATTATGCATTCGAGCAAATGTGGGAGATGTAGTTGAAATTTTATTTGAAAATAAGATTCATTATGCTACAGGTATGCATTTCCAAGAAGCGGATTATGATGTTTTAAAATCAGACGGAGCAAATGTTGGCTTTAATTCCAGTACATTAGTGGAGCCAGGAGAGCAAATATTATATACGTTTAAAGTCAATCATGAAGGTGTTTATATGTTTTCTGATTTAGGTAATCCCGATAGTAGCGATAAGGGGACCAATATTAATGGTTTGTTTGGCGCATTATTTGCCGAAAAGCGCGGGTCGTGGTGGACCGATCCAATTACCGGAGAACCTTTGAAAAGTGGAGTTTATGCTGATATACATCACCCTTATTTGCCATCGTTTCGTGAATATGCGTGGATCTTCCATGATGAGATGCCGACAAAGGATGTAACGGGAAATAAACTGTTGAGTCCGACTACAAATCAAGAAACGGAATCGACTCACGCTGTAAACTACCGCTATGAACCCGGAGAAAATCGAGTTCGATTACTTGAGGAAGGTGTCGTCTGTCCAGATTGTGATGGGGAAGAAGTGCACCATGATTCCTGGGTATTTGGAGATCCGTCTACTCCGATATTACGTGGATATTGTGGGGATCCGGTCAAAATTAGACTCCTTCATGCTGGAGTCAAAGAAACGCATGTTTTGCATTATCATGTTCATCAATGGTCTAAAGATCCACAAAATACTGATTCTGAAATATTAGATGCCCAAGCAATTAGTCCACAGTCATGGTACACGATTCACCCTCATTATGGTTTAGGATCATTCCAAGGGGCGATAGGGGATGCGATTATCCATTGCCATCTTTATCCGCATTTTAGCGTTGGGATGTGGGGAATAAATCGTATTTTTGACACACTTCAAGACGGGAGTCAATGCTATCCAAATGGTGTTCCAATTAAGGCGCTTCAACCATTACCTGACCGTCCAAATCCGCCAAAGCCGACGAAAGAGAGACCTGGATTTCCGAATTTTATTCCAGGAAAAGTGGGCTTTAAAGCGCCAAGACCACCGCTTGGGATAGTTGGAGGACGACATTTGACGGAACTTGAAAGACGGGCAGCCATTCCTAATGCAAGACCTGGTGCAGTCTTTGTAGATCCGACTGCTGACGTTGACAATCCTGTTGTGAAAGAATTTAATGTTTCTCTCATTCAATTGCCGATTATTTACAATCGCCAAGGGTGGAATGATCCAATAGGCAGAATTTATGTGTTAGATGAAGATGTTGATGATGTTTTAAAGGGGAGAAAGGAGCCTGAACCATTAGTCCTTCAAATGTCCGCAAATACTTCTGTAAGGATAAACTTTACAAATCGTTTGCCAGAAGTGGTGGGGGGGAATACCTTTCAACTTGTGACCAGAACATATGAAGCAGGGGTTCATGTTCATTTTGTCAAATTTGATGTATTAGTTTCAGATGGTGGTAACGTTGGTTGGAACTATGATTCTAGCATTCTATCCGGTGAAACTATTCGATATGAGTATTATGCTGATGTGGAATTGAAAGCTTGGTTTTTCCATGATCATTTGTTTGCCAACTTTCATCAACAACACGGTGTGTTTGGAACCGGTGTCGTTCATCCACGTTTTACCAGATTCTTGGATTCTAAAACTGGGGAAGAAGTCATGCATGGCACACAAATAACAGCTATCCATCCATTTATTCCAAATTATAGGGATTTTGTTCTGATGGTTCAAGATTTTTCTTTGCTTTTTGATAAAGATGGCTGCCCGCTTCAGCCGCCAAATTTTCCTGGTTCTCAGGATGACCCGGGATTGTTTGGTGTCAACTATAAAAACGAACCACTACAATTTCGGTTAGGTAAAGAGTGCGATCCAGCTTATTCATTTAGCTCATTTGTAAATGGGGATCCGATAACGCCTATTTTACTGTGTTATGAGGGTGACCCAATACGCGTACGACTATTGCAAGGAGCTCAAGAAGAATCGCATAGTTTCAACATTCATGGTTTACGTTGGAAGTCTGAACATCCTGATTCAGAGACGAAATTTAAATCACAACAACATATTGGCATTTCGGAATCATTTACCCTAGAAATGGAAGTGCCCAGATCAGGCGATTATCTTTGGACTTTTGAAACCGAAGAAGATCTTTGGAACGGGTTATGGGGATTAATCCGAGCCTTTTCCGAAAAAGTTGATTTCCTTATTCCGCTGCCAGATCGAGCCCCGCCACCAAAACGAACCATACCTTTACCAAAAAGGACCGGTAACCCTCCTTTGCCAGCAGAAGTGGTGGACTCACCAGGACCAGTAGATGCAAAGGTAAAACGTTTTAATATAACAGCCTTCCATATCCCTATAATCTATAGTAAATGGGGGGAACAAGATCCTTTTGGTATTATCTTTGCTTTAGAAGAAGATGTGGAGGACATTTTGAGCGGAAAGAGAAAGCCTGAACCACTTATTATTCGAGCGAATCAAGGAGATGTTGTTGAAGTCCATTTAACAAGTAAGCTAGAAAGGGGTAGATTTCCTTATCCCGATGGTATATGGACATATCCACCTGTAAAGGAGCAGGCTTATTATCCACCATCTCTAAGAATATCGCTACACCCACAACTGCTTGATTACGATGTGAAGACCTCTTCAGGGGAAACAGTAGGATTTAATCCTGATCAAACAGTAGCACCTGGTGAGACAGTTATGTATAAATGGTATGTTGATGCTGAAGTAGGAGCATGTGGAATGTGGGATATGGCTGATATCAGAAATCATAGATCACTAGGAACGTTTGGGGCTTTCATCGCAGAACCTAGAGGAACTGAGTATATTAACCCAACTACAGGGGATGCCGTAAGAACAGGAGCAAATGTCATATTACGTAATCCCTTTTTGCCAAATACAAGGGAATTTGTGATCGTCATGTTTGATGGAGCTCGCTTAGTTGATAAAGACGAAAATCTTATCCTTGACCCAATTGATGGCATTTTAGGAGGGGTGGACCCAGAAGAAGAAGATGATCTTTTGGATACGTATGATAATGGTTCGAGAGGGTTTAACTATCGCACAGAGCGCTTAATCAATCGACTACGAAACCATCCTGTATTAAAGGACTTATTCAGTTCAACCGTCCATGGCGATCCTTCAACCTCATTGTTTGAAGCATATCCAGGTGATCCGATAACGATTAGACTTGTCAATCCTTCGGAACGTCGTCGTGCTCATACGTTTCATTTACATGGACATTACTGGAATACTGATGATAAAGATGTCGTTTCTGAGATAAAATCTACTGAAGGTGAGATTGTGACAGGACATGCGACAAATCTTGAGCTTCACTACGGGGCTGGTAGCTATTATCAATTACCTGGTGATTACATGTATCGTTCCGGTAATATTCGCTGGGATATAGAGCAAGGGATGTGGGGAATTATCCGTGTTCACAAAAAACAGCAAAAGAACCTTCTACCATTAGAAAATAATGATAAGAAAGGAAAACGTGAATAA
- a CDS encoding MFS transporter, protein MEMSLQKRLWVYSVIGMLTTIVVLAFARLSYGVVLPFMREGLGISYKEAGLLGTVVSLGYVSMVVFAGILASKWGGKRTIVLGTLLVTFGFIGISISPAYYLTVMFMFLLGVGTAFTYTPLISLLVAWFPEKKGLVIGLTTSGVGIGILLTGVIVPYLSQSYPVIGWRLSWGLFALAGLLIVLSVLIFIKNPSSTASSPSAGEQSRPRDIYKNKEVINVSMIYGVIGVAYIIQMLFVMSFMIESGISVQVAGQLMALNGLLSIFTGPIWGHISDKIGRKTALILTMTFTFIAMVIPILFPTLLGFTVHILILSSTLTGLFTLVQASSMDQVKPADMPVAFSYATFYFAIGQFIGPMIAGWLIDDFGGFQQAFLFSSICLGVGLLLTFKVRSSDAPKVVAESNVSR, encoded by the coding sequence ATGGAAATGAGCTTACAAAAAAGATTATGGGTGTATTCAGTTATAGGTATGCTAACGACCATTGTTGTCTTAGCGTTTGCTAGACTTTCATACGGGGTCGTGCTTCCCTTTATGCGAGAGGGATTAGGGATTTCTTACAAGGAAGCTGGACTACTTGGTACGGTCGTTTCATTGGGGTATGTCAGCATGGTCGTCTTTGCGGGGATTCTTGCTTCTAAGTGGGGAGGAAAAAGAACAATCGTACTAGGAACGTTGCTAGTCACGTTCGGCTTTATTGGAATTTCGATCTCACCCGCATATTACCTCACCGTTATGTTTATGTTTTTACTGGGAGTAGGGACAGCATTCACATACACACCGCTGATCTCGTTGCTTGTAGCATGGTTTCCTGAAAAGAAGGGCTTAGTTATCGGGCTGACGACAAGCGGAGTTGGAATTGGAATTTTACTTACAGGCGTCATTGTCCCTTACTTGAGTCAAAGTTATCCGGTTATAGGTTGGCGACTTTCTTGGGGGTTATTCGCACTAGCTGGACTGCTTATTGTACTTTCAGTGTTAATCTTTATTAAAAACCCTTCTTCAACAGCTTCGTCTCCTTCAGCTGGAGAACAGTCTAGACCTAGAGATATTTATAAAAATAAAGAAGTCATTAATGTCAGCATGATTTATGGAGTGATCGGTGTAGCCTATATTATTCAGATGTTATTTGTGATGAGCTTTATGATTGAGTCTGGAATTAGTGTGCAAGTGGCAGGCCAGTTGATGGCTTTAAATGGTTTGTTGTCAATCTTTACAGGACCGATCTGGGGGCATATCTCTGATAAAATAGGGCGCAAGACCGCATTAATTTTAACGATGACGTTTACATTTATTGCGATGGTTATTCCAATCTTGTTCCCAACACTGCTAGGTTTCACCGTTCATATCCTCATTTTAAGTAGTACATTAACAGGCTTATTTACCTTAGTTCAAGCCTCTAGCATGGATCAAGTCAAACCAGCTGATATGCCTGTAGCTTTCAGTTACGCCACTTTTTACTTTGCGATCGGACAATTTATCGGACCGATGATTGCAGGTTGGTTAATTGATGATTTTGGAGGATTTCAACAAGCTTTTCTTTTTTCATCAATTTGTTTAGGTGTAGGGTTACTATTAACCTTTAAAGTGAGAAGTTCGGATGCCCCAAAGGTTGTTGCAGAGTCAAATGTGAGTAGGTGA
- a CDS encoding pyridoxal phosphate-dependent aminotransferase, whose translation MISAEIKQNLTQSSWIRKMFEEGQRLKDIHGPENVYDFSLGNPVIDPPEEYFEALRNYANNPLPGGHSYIPNQGLVEARKKVASHLSGRYGEIGVSEQTVIMTSGAAGALNVALRSILNEDDEVIIFTPFFVEYKFYVNNAKGKAVYCPLAADFTIDLDILSKSITSRTKAVILNNPHNPTGQLLPQENLEAFNRVLREKEEELGATIHVLYDDPYSQLIYDGDVPNPFAAIERLFYVSSFSKDLGLAGERLGYLAMDGRMDGASEYMAAFVFANRTLGFGNASVTVQRMISQLPTLTQEQSGYKQRRDAMVDVLTEAGFEFVEPKGGFFIFPKSPIADDTAFCQLAAEKFNILLVPGAGFGREGHFRLSYSVSLDQIERSKEAFKDLYQECIKN comes from the coding sequence ATGATCTCAGCAGAAATTAAACAAAATCTTACCCAAAGTTCATGGATCAGGAAGATGTTCGAAGAAGGGCAACGATTAAAGGATATTCACGGCCCTGAAAATGTTTACGATTTCTCACTTGGAAATCCTGTCATTGATCCACCAGAAGAGTACTTTGAAGCTTTAAGGAACTATGCGAACAACCCACTTCCAGGAGGACATAGTTATATTCCTAACCAAGGCCTTGTTGAAGCAAGAAAAAAAGTAGCGAGTCACTTAAGTGGTCGTTATGGAGAGATCGGCGTATCAGAACAAACGGTGATCATGACCTCAGGTGCTGCTGGTGCTTTAAACGTTGCCTTGCGTAGTATTCTGAATGAAGATGATGAGGTAATTATCTTTACGCCATTTTTCGTGGAATATAAATTCTATGTCAACAATGCGAAAGGGAAAGCGGTATACTGTCCATTGGCTGCTGATTTTACGATTGACTTAGACATTCTCTCGAAAAGTATTACGAGTCGAACGAAAGCTGTAATTTTAAATAATCCTCATAACCCAACTGGACAATTATTACCTCAAGAAAATTTAGAAGCATTTAATCGTGTCTTGCGAGAAAAAGAAGAAGAACTCGGAGCAACGATTCACGTGTTGTATGACGACCCGTATAGTCAGTTAATCTATGACGGAGACGTTCCTAATCCGTTTGCAGCGATTGAACGCTTGTTTTATGTATCATCGTTTAGTAAAGATTTAGGGTTGGCAGGAGAACGCTTAGGCTACTTGGCGATGGATGGGCGAATGGACGGGGCTAGTGAATATATGGCTGCCTTTGTTTTTGCTAATCGCACACTAGGTTTCGGTAATGCTTCTGTAACGGTTCAGCGTATGATAAGTCAATTACCAACATTAACGCAAGAACAATCTGGATACAAACAGCGTCGTGATGCAATGGTCGACGTGTTAACAGAGGCAGGCTTTGAGTTTGTTGAACCAAAAGGTGGTTTCTTTATCTTCCCGAAGTCTCCAATCGCTGATGATACGGCATTCTGCCAATTAGCAGCAGAAAAATTCAACATCTTGCTCGTTCCTGGAGCAGGATTCGGTCGAGAAGGTCATTTCCGCCTCTCATACAGTGTCTCACTTGATCAAATAGAACGTTCAAAAGAAGCATTTAAAGATTTATATCAAGAATGCATCAAAAATTAG
- the rluF gene encoding 23S rRNA pseudouridine(2604) synthase RluF, translated as MRINKFISEAGKASRRGADRLITEGRVTINGKRAEIGSQVEPGDKVLVNGAPVFVARNNVYIALNKPVGITSTTEKKVKGNIIDLVNHPLRIFNIGRLDKESDGLILLTNDGDIVNEILRAEHSHEKEYLVSVDKPITPDFLKNMSEGVKILGTKTLPCEVEQLSKFDFKIILTQGLNRQIRRMCEELGYNVFRLQRTRIMNIDLGNLPPGQWRDLSKKERTQLFRELDYEPKEW; from the coding sequence ATGCGTATTAACAAATTCATAAGTGAAGCTGGAAAAGCATCAAGACGTGGTGCTGATAGATTAATTACTGAAGGTAGAGTCACAATCAATGGAAAACGTGCTGAAATAGGCAGTCAAGTTGAGCCTGGTGATAAAGTACTAGTTAATGGTGCTCCAGTGTTTGTGGCAAGAAATAACGTCTATATTGCGTTAAATAAACCTGTAGGAATTACTAGCACAACAGAAAAGAAAGTAAAAGGGAATATTATTGATTTAGTTAATCATCCACTAAGAATCTTTAATATAGGCCGACTCGATAAAGAGTCTGATGGTTTAATCCTTTTAACAAATGATGGGGATATCGTCAATGAAATATTACGAGCGGAACATAGTCATGAAAAAGAGTACCTAGTATCTGTCGATAAGCCCATCACTCCTGATTTTTTAAAAAATATGTCAGAGGGTGTCAAGATCTTAGGGACAAAAACGCTGCCTTGTGAAGTGGAACAGTTATCAAAATTTGATTTTAAAATCATTTTAACGCAAGGGTTAAATCGCCAAATCCGTCGTATGTGTGAAGAATTAGGCTACAATGTGTTTAGATTACAGAGAACACGAATCATGAATATCGATTTAGGTAACCTTCCACCTGGACAATGGCGAGATCTTTCAAAAAAAGAACGTACTCAATTATTTAGAGAACTTGATTATGAACCTAAGGAATGGTAA
- a CDS encoding SCO family protein gives MRKLRCVIFSMLLIGLFLIYWLWPDNETLPILDSVNAFQLEEVHGENYKSDNGKVKVITFFFTQCPDICPLTMIDFRDLQTQLKDNGLFGDQVELVAVSLDPENDLPETIKNYADTFQADPYGWKWLRGTPEETKQIAKELQMQYEIEDGVVMYHSITMYLVDSNNNIRALYDMATSNNPVNKDEILEDINVLVQGN, from the coding sequence ATGAGGAAACTAAGATGCGTTATTTTTAGCATGTTGTTAATAGGATTATTCTTAATCTATTGGTTGTGGCCGGACAATGAAACGTTACCAATATTAGATAGTGTTAATGCCTTTCAATTAGAAGAAGTGCACGGAGAGAACTATAAATCGGACAATGGGAAAGTAAAAGTAATTACGTTCTTCTTCACACAGTGTCCGGATATCTGCCCTTTAACGATGATAGACTTTAGAGACCTCCAAACTCAGTTGAAGGATAATGGCTTATTTGGAGATCAAGTGGAGCTAGTAGCTGTTTCACTTGATCCTGAAAATGACCTACCAGAAACAATAAAAAACTATGCAGACACCTTTCAAGCAGACCCATATGGTTGGAAGTGGTTAAGAGGGACACCCGAAGAGACCAAACAAATTGCAAAGGAATTACAAATGCAGTATGAAATAGAAGATGGAGTTGTTATGTATCATTCAATCACGATGTATTTAGTAGATTCGAATAATAATATTCGCGCTCTTTATGATATGGCTACCTCAAATAACCCGGTGAATAAAGATGAAATATTAGAAGACATCAATGTTTTAGTTCAAGGGAATTGA